The genomic interval TAGTATGCTCTCATGTGATTCATAGACTTAGTGCAATACTTTGTTTTGAGACATGCTTAATCATCAAATTGGCATCTCACTCATGCACATCTAGGAGCCATTTGAAACACATTTGAGTTTGATAATGCTTGTGAATGAAATCCTTACAAATCAAGTGGGACTTAAACCTTCTTGCTATATTTAAACCTATCTTTCATTTGAAGATAACCTTAATTCAATTTGTTCATATAGAAATGTTTCATTGTTAATGACATATAAGCTTTATTATACTCAATATTGAATCATGGCAATTTATAGAACATGATCTTAAGCCCTCTTGAAAATTCGAGCCTTAATTCTTCTAACTTTCAATATCATTTGTACCCCTTTTGAGCCGTTAGTGTTTTCCCCATTCTTGGCCAGCTTAGAGAAATCTTTTGTGGACAAATATTGTTCAAGGGTTGGCAATGTTTGAAGGATATCATTGGCAGTGGCTTGTAAACAGTGGAGGAACATAGGACTGGGTAAGAATTCTTTATtcttcataaaaataaaaataaaaaccctctGGGCATGTCCTCTATTATAAGCACACTGGTGTCATATTTAATGCTCTATTTGCAGCCCTCTTGAGCAATAACTTCTTGAAGATTGTCATTTACAACCTTGTTTTGGTGTGTTTTCTTCAATCCCATTTCATGTTTGGGTGTTTAACTTTGTGTTTGGATAGGTTAAAATTTGTGATGGTCATGGGTAGTGTCCTAAGCCACATTGAAAAGCGATCACAATTTTAATTCCCTTTCCTTCTTACCTGAATTACATTTCAACCAATGAAAgtcctttttgattttatgaatttccATGTGTTTCAGTTTTGAATAATTTTAATGAATTATGTGCCACTAACATGCTACTTATCAATATTATAATCCATTACTCAATTATCGAGATTTGTTTCCATCTGTGCCATTTTTTTCTATTTATGTGAATTATACTTGAAATTGCTAGTCAAATACTCTTGTTCACATGAGTTCTTGGGTCAATGAATACCCTATTTTCAATGAGAGGTTTTATTTCTGAGAGACACCATGGTGAGGTCTTGAAGTCAAAGCTCAAAAATGGAATGATCTAAATTCATCTGCATTCAGATTACTTGGATTGTTTTGAATGGCAAAATTAACTTACACATTGAGAATTGGATTGATGCATTCGagttttttttctaaaacttCATATTACTcataagtaaattaattaattgagcATTCCAATTGTTGGACTAGTTTGAAATTCCTATGTTGGATAAGGGAGTTattgttttaagttttatttttgttttaaggtagtagccattttttctttttttatttatttttctcctttcatttatttctatttttattttatttatttttgtagcAGTCCTTGCTGTTTTCTTTTGATAGCATGGATGATGTTTGTGGATATCATCTCTGCAAGCTCTCACGAGActataactcgtccactaggggGAGCCTAGGGGTTTAAAGGCTTGTTGCATGCgttaaatgcaatcgtgtttccttACGAAAGTGGCTTTATTTTCCAATTTTGTACTTTATTTGACGttttttcttaaattattttgatTGCTAGGTACTAGCAATGTGcaagttggggggtgtgattagtACATTTTATTGCATATTTATGTACGTTTATACACCATCTTATTGTACATAAATAAGTTAACTCATCTACGTAACATGTATTTAGAATTTATTGTGTGATTTTTGTATTTTGTAGGTAAATTGCAATAAATAATTGATTAGCCCTTGTGTGGAGAATGGATTGGCGGCAAAGACTTTAGATATTCAAAGGACTAATTTGTGAAGCGATAAAGGATGTTTGAAAGAATTGAATAACATCCAAGAATACTTTAATTCGGACCAATTGAAGTAATGTAATAGTTTTGCACAGTTTTGGTAAATCAATCATAACTTTTGACTCGGTTATCCAATTTATGCAAACTTGGTCTCATTTTAAAGAACACTTCAAGCCCTACAAATTTGCATTTCACGAGAAAGTCCCAATTACAATGTTAAGACGTCCAAATTTGAGCTGAAAGAAAAGTGACGGGATTAAGAAATAAATTTCAGCAACATAAGGAGTGCAATTAGCATTTTGGTTGGTGGAGGAGTGTAATTAGTGTTTGTAGTAGGTTTAGAGTGTAAATAGCAATTGTGGTAGGCTTAGGATTGACACTAATAATTGTGGTAGGTTGAGGAGTGAAGATAGTGATTTTTTAACCTATAAATAAGAGGCTTGTGTTAGCCTTGGgtgatatattaaaaaaaaaaaaggaaaaaaaatagtgGAAGAGTTCCTTCATTTTCTTatattctctctctcatttatttccttataaacattcaagagtatttaatttaagtatttcttcttttctttctaatGGCGAACTAAGCTTCAAGCTAGCCTAAGGGTGGAGTCCTACATCCCACTAATGGTAATTCTCATCTCATTCTTCAAGTACTTTATGTTTAAGTTGATTAATGTTCAATGATCTTTTTCTACAAACTTTTTGGTTTTGTAAACTTCTTGATTGATTGTAGACAAGTTAAATCTTGGCACAACCAATGCTTTTTGTTCTTAGATTCTAAAAGTTTTGCTAAAACAATTTCATTGACATTAATCAACAATTTTTTTGTTAAACTTATGCATTTCAAGTGATATATCTTCTGATCAAGACCAACAAGTATATTGATGTTGGTTGAGTTATAAAGATGAGATTTGATTACCATTGATGAGATTAGGATCAAAGCCTAGccctttaattaaattgttataatCAAGTGATAGTTTTATTCATTAAAATCAATCCCCACTCATCTCACTCTAAATTATTTTGTGATGTATGAACTCTTTAAACTTTCCAATTGAATCCCCGTGAAAATGACCTTGGGACTCCAAGATTTACTATGCTTGACAATGGAATTTTCCTACGCTTGGGAATCGGACAATGATGAACAAAATAAATTGACAAGCAATGTGCTTCATAGCAACTAAGCAGAAGTGGATATGGAACGTCTAAAGAGCATATGGCATATGAAACGTCTAAAGAGCACCAAATCAATCTAAGGTCACAAAAAAAAGATACAATTATCAAGAACCACATTTTGACAATTAAGAAGATAACAAAAATTTAGTGATATTCAACAGCAAGCATGCACAAAGGAAGTACATTACCTCAAGGAATGCCTTCAAAATCCACAAAAATGCCAGCACAATTGTTCCGTTAACAGAGAAATCGACCTACGTTGAATAAAAACTAGTTGGTTAACATAATAAGACCACAAGTACTCTACAATATAAAAAACTCTGCATAACAATAGACCTTTGGCATAAGTTCCTATGTtctcaaaacaaaataaataGTAATTCAATATTTAAGGAAACAATGAATATTAATACAGAGTTTAGGAAAGTGACATTTTTCTATAGGATTATGCAGGTAAAAGGAGAAAATGCAAATTAAAGGAACATtccatttaattttcatttttaaataaattaacagCATGAAGCCACAAACTCTGATTAAACCAAAAATTACACATCTATCATTAACTATCTAtgtacttcatactaaatatgGCTGCTGAAAATACAAAGCTACACCTTATTTGTAATTCTTAAAATACAATGGTAAGAGCAGTTACTGGCATTTGCTCCTAAGAAAGCATAAAAAGaaattgtatttttaaaaattcttgtACAGTGATATCCTCACATCCTAGCCTAGTTCCTATTGTTCATGTTCATTTATTTCAGTAAATTAGAAATTCTTAAAACTCCGGAGTCTTGCCCTGCTACATTTACAATAATTAATACTCCAAATACACTCCATTTCTAAAGTTCATGCAAAAATTTTGAACGCAAAAAGTCCAGGCTGCCAGCATTGCTTCAATACGAGAGAAATAGATAACTGCAAGTGTGTACTTCATGGGAGGTAATAGACCAATTACCCCCAAAAAAATGCTAAAATTAACTGTCTACGCTGAAAGGTCACAACTCACAACTCTGTCTGCACTGACCAAACTTAGAACTGAAATAGCAAGTAGTAACATAAGACATAAAAAAGTGTAATAgatgattaaaaaatattaaagtaggTATTTCAACAGTTAAATGCATGATACAAATCAGTCAAACAAAGGTCAAAAGGAAAATTAGTTTATGTTGAAGAGCAATAATTTATCCAGTAGAAGAGTGAAGAATTGTACAATTATTTATTCATGATCACTAATGACCTGTATTCGGGAATTCACCATCAAATTCAAGATAAAATCAAACAGCTAAGCATTATGTCTAGCTGCTCAGCCATGAGAGAATAGCAGAACAAGATCGCGGTCATCACTGCCTTTTGGTTTTAATCAAGCACGTATAGAAGTACGTTCCAGTTGTTTTCGAGCGATGAGCATAAATGGATCACACATTAAAAATCAATTGGTTTAAATTCGAGGTAGTTGTAAACGCTAAACAAACCAATCCACAATGCAATAACTTCTTCGATACATTTTAGCAACAAATTAGTACTTACTATTCTCCGCAAGTGCAGCTATGACCCTCAAACACTCACATTCAATTCTCAATACACAAAGACAATAAGCTCCTCACCAATTTGGTAGAGATGGAGAGAGGGAGAATAGATCGAACGGCCTTCCTGGCTTTCCGTGAGATTTTCTTGAACATATTCTCAACAAACCGAACCAGAAGATCCAAACTCCGATCGTCTTCACTATCTTCGTCCTCGTCATCGCCATCGTCATGGTCGACACCATAGTCGACAACACCGCCGCTCCTGCGACTCCAATTACGAGGATCGTCCACTAAAATACCATTCGCCTGAATCAAATCCAAACCGCAATCAGCCCGTCAGTTCGAAGCCTCTGTCTCGAAAAATCCAGAGAGAGGGATAGAGAGAGAGGACCTGGAAGAAAGCGAATGTGCGTCTTGAAACTTGAAGGGGGGGGAGGGTGAGGAGAGAGTTGAAGTAAAGGGGGATGGTGCGACGACGAAGGCGAGGGCGATGCTGGTTTGGTTgcgagaagagagagagacgaCGAGGAGAGAGAGCAGCGAATGATGAAGTGACGACTCCATGGTCACAAACATAAGATTTCACCATAAGATTGAATCGAGACGcagaagaaataaataacagGAGGCTTTCGACGGCGGTTTGCAGGCGACCTTGCAGGCTGAAATTGTGAATCAAGGGGGTTGAACTCAATTGTGAAAGAGTACAGTGGGCTTGACTCAAAAGTATGAAGCTCCAAATTTGATTTCAATTACTTAAGTTTTTTCTAATTAGAGGAGgataagaaaaatcaaaaaatcaaataatTGATTAATCATTTTTTTGATTGGGTCTCACTTCGaagttcttaattttttttattatcggTTCGATTTCGATTTGGCCCGTCCAATAACCACAATTAATCGAACCAAAtcaatatactataaatatacatacaaactCCCAAAGCATGACGCGGTGGAAAGGCATTAGGAAATAAAAAGAAAcatcgggggttcaatttcaggtagatatACTTACGAAGTCAACGGTACCTGTGGATAAtgagagtttattatatgagccagcggggaccgtagATGGTAAgtgttcgctctgtgagccaacgaggaccgtggatggtaagagtTCTCTGTGAGTCAGCAGGAACCGTAGATGGTAATGAAAATGTCTCTCGAGAGTCGAGTTGACCGAACGTTCAACTAATGCACAGAAGTCGTGTTCACATCCGGACTTTACcctaatcagcgagacctaggggtgGAGGACGCTGATtcataggtttggtgccgcaccaaagggttcgaagggctcgttggtggctagagttcctatgtaaataaataaatatatatatatatatatatatatatatatatatacatacaaaatacatattatatatagtatgatataaaattttaataattcaacttaaaatattttgcattaatataatattcaagctcaaattttattttaaatattttaaatttacatgttgattattatgaaagaaaaaatattatttttagtctttaaaattttaaattacattTAACGATTTGGTTTGATTAACCATTGGATATTGGTCTAAAAATCGATCAACCAAATTTCAATTAACTATTTTAAATGGTTTGATTTCAATTCATTCTAGCGAACCGAAacttcggttcggttaatggtttgGGGGCAATGGTTTAATTAACTACACCATGTCCACCCCTAATTACAATAGTTCAAAACAAAATCAAATCAAGTTACTTACACCCTAAGTTAAAACTAATCATGTTCCTACACTATTTACGTGTTTCACAACTCtctatttaaaaaatcaaaattaaaaataattttaaaaatagcaaaaaattaaagagtataaaCTCGTTGTGGAATaacaataaattattattaggATATTTTTTAGATAATTATAAGTAATTATAAGAgtaaatttgatataattataaaagtatttttgtATGTTTATGAGTAGTTAAAGGGGCGTCGTGGAATAATTGTTAATAGTTTCTATACTATTATAAATGAGATTTCCCTCAtctttttaaaacttaaaattaatctcatgtaaaatattttacacTTGTTAAAAAATTAAACACTTAAGGGTATAAATGTAAAAAACACATAATAATTCACATTTAACAATTTCTAAAAAAATTGGGAAGTAGCTTTCCTTTCTCTTTAACCTCTTCAATCGGTTTTCAAAATACCGTTATATTATTTAATTCTTTGTTATtgcttataattttttaaaaatattaaaaaatcaagAATTGTGAAGCATGCACAATTCTTTAAAAATGCCCCTATGCCTAcctataaatatttaaaaaatgctTCATAACTATCTACTACTTTAAAATAATATGTTTCTTTAAATTCATAGCCTTCTATTAAGTTTCatattttgagatataaatatagtcttttttgaaaattatttagttattattttattttgtaacaatttttttataaatagtaAATAATTATTACTCAAAATTCACAATCAGTACACATTACACATTAGTAGATTTAAAATCTATTTATTAAGATGATTTATAGTTTCTAACACTAATAAATGCTTTCAAACAATCTTTAAAGtattacaatttttaaaataaaaaataaaaaatgctccTATAACTATCtataaatattctaaaaatatccCGCAATCACTAATAAGTATCttgaaataatatttttcttaaattttttggaagagcttgcaagaagcactggagacgaaacttactttcaacatagtgttccacccccagactaatggacaatcaaagaggacgatacaaatcttggaggatatgttacaggcttatatattagacttcggtggtagttgaaTTTAGCTTCTACcattagtagagtttgcctataacaacagcttccaggctagtatcggaatgacaccgttcgaggcattatatggtcagaggtgtcagTCTCCTCTGTCTTGAGATGAGGTCGATGAACAGCAGATATTGGGGTCCGAACTTGTACAACAGGCTTttgagaaggtcagattgatcaaGTATATGATTAAATCAATTCAGAGTCGACAGAATAGTTACGTGATGTTCGCCGTCGTGAGTTGAAATTCGAGGTTAGGGGTAAGATATTCTTGAAAATTGCTTCGATAAAGGGGGAGATGAGATGTGAAAAGAAAGGCAAGATAAgctcgaggtatatcagaccatttaaggtactggaacgagtgggtcTGGTGACCTACagaattgcactacccccagtgctcttaaggatccatgatgtgtgatgacccaaaaatatatatacgattaaaacataataataataataataataataataataataataataataataataaaataataaaaatggtcattaagttaatatcaatacagaagtgttttctgtaggatccttgatttcatgtttgatgcctaagaaagaccttatcttaacGAGTGCTtgaagaccattgcggctcagtcgcttaTTGGAGGTCGGCTTAGtaaaaatagaatttcataaaataaacaggatagacactatttgtacatgtcaataaataca from Malania oleifera isolate guangnan ecotype guangnan chromosome 9, ASM2987363v1, whole genome shotgun sequence carries:
- the LOC131164091 gene encoding protein SHORT HYPOCOTYL IN WHITE LIGHT 1, coding for MVKSYVCDHGVVTSSFAALSPRRLSLFSQPNQHRPRLRRRTIPLYFNSLLTLPPLQVSRRTFAFFQANGILVDDPRNWSRRSGGVVDYGVDHDDGDDEDEDSEDDRSLDLLVRFVENMFKKISRKARKAVRSILPLSISTKLVDFSVNGTIVLAFLWILKAFLEVVCTIGSVVFVSILIIRGIWSWITYLQESRNYRLNELDDNRHTWTAARPAA